A single Vulpes lagopus strain Blue_001 chromosome 3, ASM1834538v1, whole genome shotgun sequence DNA region contains:
- the PSRC1 gene encoding proline/serine-rich coiled-coil protein 1 isoform X3, with amino-acid sequence MEDLEEDVKFIADETLDFGGLSPCDSREEEEDVAVLVTPEKPLRRGLSNRSDPNAVAPAPPGVRLSLGPLSPEKLEEILHEANRLAAQLEQCALQEQDSTGESLGPRKVKPSPRRETFVLKDSPVRDLLPTVSSLTRSTPSPSSLTPRLRSSDKKGSVRALRATSGKRPSSVKRESPTCNLFPGSKSPASSPLARSTPPIRGKAGPSGRATASPPAPVRPVLAPQPPTGNSQRLSRPQGAAAKPSSRLPVPSAIPRPASRMPLTSRSVPPSKGALPPASLPTRKGLPRPSAAGHRVPVTQRLNLPISGATRSNLQPPKKVAVPGPTR; translated from the exons ATGGAAGATTTGGAGGAAg aTGTGAAGTTTATAGCGGACGAGACCTTGGACTTTGGAGGGCTGTCGCCGTGTGACAG tcgtgaggaggaggaggacgtaGCAGTGTTGGTGACTCCAGAGAAACCCCTCCGAAGAGGACTTTCCAATCGAAGTGACCCAAATGCAGtggccccagcacccccaggggTGAGGCTCAGCTTAGGCCCCCTTAGTCCAGAGAAGCTGGAGGAGATTCTTCACGAGGCCAACCGGCTGGCAGCCCAGCTGGAGCAGTGTGCCCTGCAGGAGCAGGACAGCACAGGTGAGAGCCTGGGGCCTCGCAAGGTGAAGCCCAGCCCTCGACGGGAGACCTTTGTGCTGAAAGACAGTCCAGTCCGAGACCTGCTGCCCACTGTGAGTTCTTTGACTCggagcaccccctccccaagCAGCCTGACACCTCGACTCCGGAGCAGCGATAAGAAGGGGTCAGTCAGGGCTCTTCGGGCAACATCTGGAAAGAGGCCTTCGAGTGTGAAGAGG GAGTCACCCACTTGCAATCTGTTCCCTGGATCCAAAAGCCCAGCGTCTTCTCCTCTTGCCCGATCCACTCCTCCAATCCGGGGCAAAGCTGGCCCCAGTGGGAGAGCAACAGCAA GTCCGCCTGCGCCTGTCAGGCCAGTCTTGGCCCCACAGCCTCCAACCGGCAACTCTCAGCGCCTCTCTCGGCCACAGGGAGCAGCTGCCAAGCCTTCCAGTCGACTGCCTGTTCCCTCGGCCATCCCCAGGCCTGCCAGCCGAATGCCACTCACCAGCCGGAGCGTACCACCTAGCAAAGgtgccctgcctccagcctctctGCCAACTCGGAAAGGACTTCCACGACCAAGCGCTGCAGGGCACAGAG TTCCTGTTACCCAGAGACTGAATCTTCCCATCTCTGGTGCCACTCGTAGCAATCTGCAGCCTCCCAAGAAAGTTGCAGTCCCAGGACCTACCAGGTAA
- the PSRC1 gene encoding proline/serine-rich coiled-coil protein 1 isoform X2: MEDLEEDVKFIADETLDFGGLSPCDSREEEEDVAVLVTPEKPLRRGLSNRSDPNAVAPAPPGVRLSLGPLSPEKLEEILHEANRLAAQLEQCALQEQDSTGESLGPRKVKPSPRRETFVLKDSPVRDLLPTVSSLTRSTPSPSSLTPRLRSSDKKGSVRALRATSGKRPSSVKRESPTCNLFPGSKSPASSPLARSTPPIRGKAGPSGRATASPPAPVRPVLAPQPPTGNSQRLSRPQGAAAKPSSRLPVPSAIPRPASRMPLTSRSVPPSKGALPPASLPTRKGLPRPSAAGHRVPVTQRLNLPISGATRSNLQPPKKVAVPGPTR, from the exons ATGGAAGATTTGGAGGAAg aTGTGAAGTTTATAGCGGACGAGACCTTGGACTTTGGAGGGCTGTCGCCGTGTGACAG tcgtgaggaggaggaggacgtaGCAGTGTTGGTGACTCCAGAGAAACCCCTCCGAAGAGGACTTTCCAATCGAAGTGACCCAAATGCAGtggccccagcacccccaggggTGAGGCTCAGCTTAGGCCCCCTTAGTCCAGAGAAGCTGGAGGAGATTCTTCACGAGGCCAACCGGCTGGCAGCCCAGCTGGAGCAGTGTGCCCTGCAGGAGCAGGACAGCACAGGTGAGAGCCTGGGGCCTCGCAAGGTGAAGCCCAGCCCTCGACGGGAGACCTTTGTGCTGAAAGACAGTCCAGTCCGAGACCTGCTGCCCACTGTGAGTTCTTTGACTCggagcaccccctccccaagCAGCCTGACACCTCGACTCCGGAGCAGCGATAAGAAGGGGTCAGTCAGGGCTCTTCGGGCAACATCTGGAAAGAGGCCTTCGAGTGTGAAGAGG GAGTCACCCACTTGCAATCTGTTCCCTGGATCCAAAAGCCCAGCGTCTTCTCCTCTTGCCCGATCCACTCCTCCAATCCGGGGCAAAGCTGGCCCCAGTGGGAGAGCAACAGCAA GTCCGCCTGCGCCTGTCAGGCCAGTCTTGGCCCCACAGCCTCCAACCGGCAACTCTCAGCGCCTCTCTCGGCCACAGGGAGCAGCTGCCAAGCCTTCCAGTCGACTGCCTGTTCCCTCGGCCATCCCCAGGCCTGCCAGCCGAATGCCACTCACCAGCCGGAGCGTACCACCTAGCAAAGgtgccctgcctccagcctctctGCCAACTCGGAAAGGACTTCCACGACCAAGCGCTGCAGGGCACAGAG TTCCTGTTACCCAGAGACTGAATCTTCCCATCTCTGGTGCCACTCGTAGCAATCTGCAGCCTCCCAAGAAAGTTGCAGTCCCAGGACCTACCAG GTAA
- the PSRC1 gene encoding proline/serine-rich coiled-coil protein 1 isoform X1: MEDLEEDVKFIADETLDFGGLSPCDSREEEEDVAVLVTPEKPLRRGLSNRSDPNAVAPAPPGVRLSLGPLSPEKLEEILHEANRLAAQLEQCALQEQDSTGESLGPRKVKPSPRRETFVLKDSPVRDLLPTVSSLTRSTPSPSSLTPRLRSSDKKGSVRALRATSGKRPSSVKRESPTCNLFPGSKSPASSPLARSTPPIRGKAGPSGRATASPPAPVRPVLAPQPPTGNSQRLSRPQGAAAKPSSRLPVPSAIPRPASRMPLTSRSVPPSKGALPPASLPTRKGLPRPSAAGHRVPVTQRLNLPISGATRSNLQPPKKVAVPGPTSLFF; the protein is encoded by the exons ATGGAAGATTTGGAGGAAg aTGTGAAGTTTATAGCGGACGAGACCTTGGACTTTGGAGGGCTGTCGCCGTGTGACAG tcgtgaggaggaggaggacgtaGCAGTGTTGGTGACTCCAGAGAAACCCCTCCGAAGAGGACTTTCCAATCGAAGTGACCCAAATGCAGtggccccagcacccccaggggTGAGGCTCAGCTTAGGCCCCCTTAGTCCAGAGAAGCTGGAGGAGATTCTTCACGAGGCCAACCGGCTGGCAGCCCAGCTGGAGCAGTGTGCCCTGCAGGAGCAGGACAGCACAGGTGAGAGCCTGGGGCCTCGCAAGGTGAAGCCCAGCCCTCGACGGGAGACCTTTGTGCTGAAAGACAGTCCAGTCCGAGACCTGCTGCCCACTGTGAGTTCTTTGACTCggagcaccccctccccaagCAGCCTGACACCTCGACTCCGGAGCAGCGATAAGAAGGGGTCAGTCAGGGCTCTTCGGGCAACATCTGGAAAGAGGCCTTCGAGTGTGAAGAGG GAGTCACCCACTTGCAATCTGTTCCCTGGATCCAAAAGCCCAGCGTCTTCTCCTCTTGCCCGATCCACTCCTCCAATCCGGGGCAAAGCTGGCCCCAGTGGGAGAGCAACAGCAA GTCCGCCTGCGCCTGTCAGGCCAGTCTTGGCCCCACAGCCTCCAACCGGCAACTCTCAGCGCCTCTCTCGGCCACAGGGAGCAGCTGCCAAGCCTTCCAGTCGACTGCCTGTTCCCTCGGCCATCCCCAGGCCTGCCAGCCGAATGCCACTCACCAGCCGGAGCGTACCACCTAGCAAAGgtgccctgcctccagcctctctGCCAACTCGGAAAGGACTTCCACGACCAAGCGCTGCAGGGCACAGAG TTCCTGTTACCCAGAGACTGAATCTTCCCATCTCTGGTGCCACTCGTAGCAATCTGCAGCCTCCCAAGAAAGTTGCAGTCCCAGGACCTACCAG